One genomic region from Gossypium hirsutum isolate 1008001.06 chromosome D13, Gossypium_hirsutum_v2.1, whole genome shotgun sequence encodes:
- the LOC107920064 gene encoding bZIP transcription factor 29 produces MGDGEEGNTDVMQRIQSSFGTSSSSIPKQPLSMNHLEIPQLNPNQIRGAARHFSHFGQNFNGGAAAGTGDGATNKRVGIPPSHPNQIPPISPYSQIPMSRPSNQQMGSQSFNSGPTHSRSLSQPSSFFSLDSLPPLSPSPFRDSSSMAVSDQVSTDVSMDERDAAASHSLLPPSPFSKANSPRLGESLPPRKSHRRSSSDIPFGFNTIMQFSPPLIPLRGSSKPAQLVKKETSDGNGEGMGERKSEGEVVDDLFSAYMNLDNMDALNPCDGKNNNGNENHEDLDSRASGTKTNGVDSSDNEAESSVNESGNSSRGGMNSTEKREGNKRAAGADIAPSGRHYRSVSMDSFIGNLNFGDESPKLPPSPGNRLGQLSPRNSIDGNSAAFSLEFGNGEFTEAELKKIMANEKLAEIAMTDPKRAKRILANRQSAARSKERKMRYISELEHKVQTLQTEATTLSAQLTLLQRDSVGLTNQNNELKFRLQAMEQQAQLRDALNEALTAEVQRLKRATQQLGGDSDPSKGMVSEPLSVNQQMFQLNISHQMQQQSPPQPQQQNGNTTAKTELNQ; encoded by the exons atgGGTGATGGTGAAGAAGGTAACACTGATGTGATGCAAAGGATTCAATCTTCATTTGGAACATCATCATCTTCAATCCCTAAGCAACCTTTATCGATGAATCATCTTGAGATACCTCAGTTGAATCCTAATCAAATCAGAGGAGCTGCTAGACATTTCTCTCATTTTGGCCAAAACTTTAACGGCGGTGCTGCTGCTGGTACCGGTGATGGTGCTACTAACAAAAGAGTTGGTATCCCTCCTTCACACCCCAACCAGATCCCACCCATTTCACCTTATTCGCAGATCCCCATGTCCCGCCCTTCAAACCAGCAAATGGGTTCTCAGAGTTTTAACTCGGGACCAACTCATTCGCGGTCTTTGTCTCAGCCTTCATCCTTCTTTTCACTCGATTCATTGCCCCCTTTAAGCCCTTCCCCGTTTCGTGATTCTTCATCCATGGCAGTCTCAGACCAAGTTTCCACCGATGTGTCGATGGATGAAAGGGATGCAGCTGCTTCACATTCTTTGTTGCCACCGTCGCCTTTTTCAAAGGCGAATTCTCCACGGCTTGGGGAAAGCTTGCCGCCGCGAAAATCGCATAGGCGCTCCAGTAGTGATATTCCGTTTGGGTTTAATACGATAATGCAATTTTCGCCGCCTCTTATTCCTTTAAGGGGTTCTAGTAAGCCAGCTCAGTTGGTGAAAAAGGAAACCAGTGATGGCAACGGTGAAGGAATGGGTGAGAGGAAATCAGAAGGGGAAGTTGTCGATGATTTGTTTTCGGCTTATATGAATTTGGATAACATGGATGCGTTGAATCCTTGCGACGGTAAGAACAATAATGGTAATGAGAATCATGAAGATTTGGATAGCAGAGCAAGTGGAACGAAGACGAATGGTGTTGATAGCAGTGATAACGAAGCTGAAAGCAGTGTGAATGAAAGCGGGAACAGTTCGCGTGGCGGAATGAATTCGACCGAGAAGAGGGAAGGGAACAAAAGGGCCGCAGGAGCAGACATTGCTCCGAGCGGTAGACATTATAGAAGTGTTTCAATGGATAGTTTTATAGGGAATTTGAACTTTGGTGATGAATCTCCAAAGTTACCACCTTCACCGGGGAATCGGCTCGGACAACTCTCACCTAGGAATTCAATCGATGGGAATTCGGCTGCCTTTAGTTTGGAGTTTGGAAATGGTGAGTTCACCGAGGCTGAATTGAAGAAAATTATGGCAAATGAGAAGCTTGCTGAGATTGCAATGACTGATCCAAAGCGCGCAAAGAG GATTTTGGCCAATCGTCAGTCTGCTGCTCGTTCCAAAGAACGGAAGATGCGGTACATTTCAGAGTTGGAACACAAGGTTCAGACTCTGCAGACTGAAGCTACCACATTGTCTGCTCAGCTAACACTTTTACAG AGAGATTCTGTTGGGCTTACAAATCAGAACAATGAGTTGAAGTTTCGTCTTCAAGCCATGGAGCAACAAGCACAACTCCGTGATG CTCTAAATGAAGCATTAACTGCGGAGGTCCAACGATTAAAACGTGCTACTCAACAGCTAGGTGGTGATTCCGACCCTTCAAAAGGCATGGTTTCCGAGCCGCTTTCTGTTAATCAGCAGATGTTCCAGCTTAACATATCTCATCAGATGCAGCAGCAGTCACCTCCACAGCCCCAACAACAGAATGGGAACACAACTGCAAAAACTGAGTTGAATCAGTAG
- the LOC107920288 gene encoding tRNA-dihydrouridine(47) synthase [NAD(P)(+)]-like isoform X2 translates to MDDCPKDICAVTDSSTEGVPASQPPLDPDGTTQRSPEELVARAIAPVKREFLRPPPSSRTTQNNPASDANVKQPQANLVQEKKSKRQLKRERRQEQKSPLNLCPEIAKTGDVNACSYKDKCRFSHDIEAFMAQKPADLEGDCPFIKADAPCPYGLACRFAGTHKDNAPAATSNLLKKSSEVNGLSKDVQKLLWKNKMRFTKADVVVKSLGLAGPNWKVKKLVDKEEDEVGLDGSHAADKTDCKKVVDDSVDCSECPSTFPAAVNAEEACETDKLRPLKKAKLVVDEKSSDEGEGATVLEKDNEKNSAETEPADNVLAEPDRSPKISNLKDATVLEKYNEKKSAETEPADDVHAEPDKSLKIHPREKMLIDFREKLYLAPLTTVGNLPFRRVCKTLGADVTCGEMAMCTNLLQGQASEWALLRRHSSEDLFGVQICGAYPDTIARTVELIEKECTVDFIDINMGCPIDIVVDKGAGSFLLTKPLRMKGIIQAASGTVDKPITVKVRTGYFGGKNRIDSLIADIGSWGATALTIHGRSRQQHYSKLADWDYIYQCAQKAPCTLQVLGNGDIFSYLDWNNRKTDCPELSTCMIARGALIKNFSLS, encoded by the exons ATGGATGACTGTCCGAAAGATATCTGTGCGGTTACAGACTCTTCGACGGAAGGGGTCCCGGCTTCACAGCCGCCTTTGGACCCGGATGGAACTACTCAACGTTCACCGGAAGAGTTAGTAGCTCGAGCCATTGCACCAGTAAAGCGAGAGTTTCTTCGACCTCCACCATCCTCTAGAACCACCCAAAACAACCCCGCCTCTGACGCCAACGTCAAGCAACCTCAGGCAAACCTTGTCCAGGAAAAGAAATCGAAGCGGCAACTCAAACGAGAGCGTCGTCAG GAGCAAAAATCTCCTTTGAATCTATGTCCTGAGATAGCAAAGACGGGAGATGTCAATGCATGTTCTTATAAAGATAAATGTCGTTTCAGCCATGACATTGAAGCCTTTATGGCTCAG AAACCGGCTGATCTAGAGGGTGACTGCCCATTTATAAAAGCTGATGCACCCTGCCCTTATGGTTTAGCCTGTAGATTTGCAGGCACGCATAAGGATAATGCTCCCGCTGCTACTTCTAATTTATTGAAGAAAAGCTCTGAAGTCAATGGACTAAGCAAAGATGTTCAGAAGCTTTTGTGGAAAAACAAAATGCGCTTTACTAAAGCGGATGTTGTAGTTAAATCTCTTGGACTAGCG GGGCCCAACTGGAAAGTAAAGAAGCTGGTAGATAAGGAGGAAGACGAAGTTGGATTAGATGGTTCTCATGCTGCCGATAAGACCGATTGCAAAAAGGTGGTTGATGATTCAGTTGACTGTTCTGAGTGTCCTTCAACATTTCCAGCAGCAGTTAATGCTGAGGAGGCATGTGAAACTGATAAGTTGAGACCCTTGAAGAAGGCCAAGTTAGTGGTTGATGAAAAGAGCTCTGATGAAGGGGAAG GTGCAACTGTTTTGGAGaaggataatgaaaaaaattctGCTGAAACTGAACCGGCAGATAATGTACTTGCAGAACCTGATAGGAGCCCCAAGATATCTAATTTGAAAGATGCGACTGTTCTTGAGAagtataatgaaaaaaaatctgCTGAAACTGAACCAGCTGATGATGTACATGCAGAACCTGATAAGAGCCTCAAGATACACCCTCGTGAAAAGATGCTTATTGATTTTAGAGAGAAGTTGTATCTTGCTCCTCTAACCACAGTTGGGAATCTTCCTTTTCGTAGGGTTTGCAAAACACTGGGAGCAGATGTGACATGCGGTGAAATGGCAATGTGCACCAACCTTTTGCAG GGTCAAGCTTCAGAATGGGCTCTGCTGAGGCGACATTCATCCGAGGATTTGTTTGGAGTCCAGATATGTGGGGCATATCCTGACACTATAGCACGTACTGTTGAACTTATAGAAAAGGAGTGTACGGTGGACTTCATTGACATTAATATGGGGTGTCCAATTGATATTGTTGTTGATAAGGGTGCTGGATCTTTTCTTCTCACAAAACCATTACGTATGAAAGGAATCATTCAAGCAGCTTCTGGCACTGTAGATAAACCTATAACTGTTAAG GTGAGAACAGGTTATTTTGGAGGTAAAAACCGCATTGATTCGCTAATTGCAGATATTGGCAGTTGGGGTGCTACTGCATTGACAATACATGGTCGATCACGTCAGCAACACTACAGTAAACTTGCTGATTGGGATTATATATACCAGTGTGCTCAGAAGGCCCCTTGTACATTGCAAGTTTTGGGTAATGGAGATATTTTCTCATATTTAGATTGGAACAATCGTAAAACTGACTGCCCTGAGCTTTCTACGTGTATGATTGCTCGAGGGgcattgattaag AATTTCAGTCTATCATAA
- the LOC107920287 gene encoding amidophosphoribosyltransferase, chloroplastic translates to MAASPLSSSSALSKPISKHHSFSLNTPQKVTFPLLPKTLQKPSSFPCNHVLHPQKSQFTTSSKNPISDFISANKNEDGLVPPFSDDDDDKPREECGVVGIFGDPEASRLCYLALHALQHRGQEGAGIVAVNNNVLQSVTGVGLVSEVFNESKLDQLPGEMAIGHVRYSTAGSSMLKNVQPFVAGYRFGSIGVAHNGNLVNYRALRAMLEDNGSIFNTSSDTEVVLHLIAISKARPFFLRIVEACEKLEGAYSMVFVTEDKLVAVRDPHGFRPLVMGRRSNGAVVFASETCALDLIEATYEREVYPGEVLVVDKKDGVQSVCLMPHPEPKQCIFEHIYFALPNSVVFGRSVYESRHDFGEILATEAPVDCDVVIAVPDSGLVAALGYAAKAGVPFQQGLIRSHYVGRTFIEPSQKIRDFGVKLKLSPVRGVLEGKRVVVVDDSIVRGTTSSKIVRLIKEAGAKEVHMRIASPPIIGSCYYGVDTPSSEELISNRMSVEEIREFIGCDSLAFLPFESLKKMLGSESPNFCYACFSGKYPVMPREVKVKRVGDFLDDGLNGPMDSIDGGWIQGPRDLNVEKEIDPLYQKSNI, encoded by the coding sequence ATGGCAGCCTCTCCTTTGTCTTCTTCTTCAGCTCTCTCAAAACCCATCTCCAAACACCATTCTTTTTCTCTGAACACCCCTCAAAAAGTCACCTTTCCTCTCCTCCCAAAAACCCTTCAAAAACCCTCTTCTTTCCCTTGCAATCATGTTCTTCATCCCCAGAAATCTCAGTTTACCACCTCCTCTAAAAACCCCATCTCTGACTTCATTTCAGCAAACAAAAATGAAGACGGTTTGGTGCCTCCTTTTAGTGATGATGACGACGATAAGCCCCGTGAGGAGTGTGGTGTGGTGGGTATCTTTGGTGACCCTGAAGCCTCACGTCTCTGCTATTTGGCCCTCCATGCGCTTCAGCATCGTGGACAAGAAGGTGCAGGTATTGTTGCAGTGAATAACAATGTTCTTCAGTCGGTTACTGGGGTTGGTTTAGTATCTGAAGTGTTTAACGAGTCTAAACTTGATCAATTACCTGGTGAAATGGCTATTGGACATGTTAGATATTCAACTGCCGGTTCTTCTATGTTAAAAAATGTGCAGCCTTTTGTTGCTGGGTACAGGTTTGGGTCCATTGGGGTTGCACACAATGGAAACTTGGTAAACTACCGAGCTTTGAGAGCTATGCTTGAAGACAATGGTTCAATTTTCAATACTAGTTCTGATACTGAGGTTGTACTTCATTTGATTGCTATTTCAAAAGCTAGGCCTTTCTTTTTGAGGATTGTTGAAGCTTGTGAGAAGCTTGAAGGAGCTTATTCAATGGTGTTTGTGACCGAGGATAAGCTTGTTGCAGTGCGTGACCCCCATGGATTTAGGCCTTTGGTAATGGGAAGGAGGAGCAATGGTGCTGTGGTTTTTGCCTCTGAAACATGTGCTCTTGATTTGATCGAGGCAACATATGAGAGAGAGGTGTATCCTGGTGAAGTATTGGTGGTGGATAAAAAAGATGGGGTTCAATCAGTTTGCTTGATGCCCCACCCTGAACCAAAACAATGCATTTTTGAGCATATATATTTTGCTTTGCCTAATTCTGTTGTTTTTGGAAGGTCTGTTTATGAATCAAGGCATGATTTTGGGGAAATACTTGCTACCGAAGCTCCCGTTGACTGTGATGTCGTGATTGCAGTTCCGGATTCTGGCCTGGTGGCTGCTCTTGGTTATGCAGCCAAAGCAGGGGTGCCATTCCAGCAAGGCCTGATCAGGTCTCACTATGTAGGAAGAACTTTTATCGAGCCTTCGCAGAAGATTAGAGACTTTGGAGTGAAGCTAAAGCTTTCACCAGTTCGTGGTGTATTGGAAGGTAAGAGGGTTGTGGTGGTGGATGACTCAATTGTGAGAGGAACCACATCTTCAAAAATTGTTAGGTTGATTAAGGAAGCAGGGGCTAAGGAGGTTCACATGAGAATCGCAAGCCCACCGATCATCGGTTCTTGTTATTACGGAGTGGACACACCAAGCTCTGAGGAGTTGATATCGAATAGAATGAGTGTGGAGGAGATAAGGGAGTTCATTGGATGTGATTCACTGGCATTTCTGCCATTCGAAAGCTTGAAGAAGATGTTGGGCAGTGAGTCTCCAAATTTCTGTTATGCTTGCTTTTCAGGAAAATACCCAGTGATGCCAAGGGAGGTTAAAGTGAAACGGGTTGGGGATTTCTTGGATGATGGGCTGAATGGACCTATGGATTCCATTGATGGAGGGTGGATTCAAGGCCCACGAGATTTGAACGTTGAGAAAGAAATTGATCCCCTGTATCAAAAGAGCAACATTTAG
- the LOC107920288 gene encoding tRNA-dihydrouridine(47) synthase [NAD(P)(+)]-like isoform X1: MDDCPKDICAVTDSSTEGVPASQPPLDPDGTTQRSPEELVARAIAPVKREFLRPPPSSRTTQNNPASDANVKQPQANLVQEKKSKRQLKRERRQEQKSPLNLCPEIAKTGDVNACSYKDKCRFSHDIEAFMAQKPADLEGDCPFIKADAPCPYGLACRFAGTHKDNAPAATSNLLKKSSEVNGLSKDVQKLLWKNKMRFTKADVVVKSLGLAGPNWKVKKLVDKEEDEVGLDGSHAADKTDCKKVVDDSVDCSECPSTFPAAVNAEEACETDKLRPLKKAKLVVDEKSSDEGEGATVLEKDNEKNSAETEPADNVLAEPDRSPKISNLKDATVLEKYNEKKSAETEPADDVHAEPDKSLKIHPREKMLIDFREKLYLAPLTTVGNLPFRRVCKTLGADVTCGEMAMCTNLLQGQASEWALLRRHSSEDLFGVQICGAYPDTIARTVELIEKECTVDFIDINMGCPIDIVVDKGAGSFLLTKPLRMKGIIQAASGTVDKPITVKVRTGYFGGKNRIDSLIADIGSWGATALTIHGRSRQQHYSKLADWDYIYQCAQKAPCTLQVLGNGDIFSYLDWNNRKTDCPELSTCMIARGALIKPWLFTEIKEQRHWDISSQERLNILKEYVRFGLEHWGSDKKGVETTRHFLLEWLSYACRYIPVGLLDVIPQRLNWRPPSYYGRDDLETLMASDSAADWIRISEMLLGKVPDGFTFAPKHKSNAYDRAENG; this comes from the exons ATGGATGACTGTCCGAAAGATATCTGTGCGGTTACAGACTCTTCGACGGAAGGGGTCCCGGCTTCACAGCCGCCTTTGGACCCGGATGGAACTACTCAACGTTCACCGGAAGAGTTAGTAGCTCGAGCCATTGCACCAGTAAAGCGAGAGTTTCTTCGACCTCCACCATCCTCTAGAACCACCCAAAACAACCCCGCCTCTGACGCCAACGTCAAGCAACCTCAGGCAAACCTTGTCCAGGAAAAGAAATCGAAGCGGCAACTCAAACGAGAGCGTCGTCAG GAGCAAAAATCTCCTTTGAATCTATGTCCTGAGATAGCAAAGACGGGAGATGTCAATGCATGTTCTTATAAAGATAAATGTCGTTTCAGCCATGACATTGAAGCCTTTATGGCTCAG AAACCGGCTGATCTAGAGGGTGACTGCCCATTTATAAAAGCTGATGCACCCTGCCCTTATGGTTTAGCCTGTAGATTTGCAGGCACGCATAAGGATAATGCTCCCGCTGCTACTTCTAATTTATTGAAGAAAAGCTCTGAAGTCAATGGACTAAGCAAAGATGTTCAGAAGCTTTTGTGGAAAAACAAAATGCGCTTTACTAAAGCGGATGTTGTAGTTAAATCTCTTGGACTAGCG GGGCCCAACTGGAAAGTAAAGAAGCTGGTAGATAAGGAGGAAGACGAAGTTGGATTAGATGGTTCTCATGCTGCCGATAAGACCGATTGCAAAAAGGTGGTTGATGATTCAGTTGACTGTTCTGAGTGTCCTTCAACATTTCCAGCAGCAGTTAATGCTGAGGAGGCATGTGAAACTGATAAGTTGAGACCCTTGAAGAAGGCCAAGTTAGTGGTTGATGAAAAGAGCTCTGATGAAGGGGAAG GTGCAACTGTTTTGGAGaaggataatgaaaaaaattctGCTGAAACTGAACCGGCAGATAATGTACTTGCAGAACCTGATAGGAGCCCCAAGATATCTAATTTGAAAGATGCGACTGTTCTTGAGAagtataatgaaaaaaaatctgCTGAAACTGAACCAGCTGATGATGTACATGCAGAACCTGATAAGAGCCTCAAGATACACCCTCGTGAAAAGATGCTTATTGATTTTAGAGAGAAGTTGTATCTTGCTCCTCTAACCACAGTTGGGAATCTTCCTTTTCGTAGGGTTTGCAAAACACTGGGAGCAGATGTGACATGCGGTGAAATGGCAATGTGCACCAACCTTTTGCAG GGTCAAGCTTCAGAATGGGCTCTGCTGAGGCGACATTCATCCGAGGATTTGTTTGGAGTCCAGATATGTGGGGCATATCCTGACACTATAGCACGTACTGTTGAACTTATAGAAAAGGAGTGTACGGTGGACTTCATTGACATTAATATGGGGTGTCCAATTGATATTGTTGTTGATAAGGGTGCTGGATCTTTTCTTCTCACAAAACCATTACGTATGAAAGGAATCATTCAAGCAGCTTCTGGCACTGTAGATAAACCTATAACTGTTAAG GTGAGAACAGGTTATTTTGGAGGTAAAAACCGCATTGATTCGCTAATTGCAGATATTGGCAGTTGGGGTGCTACTGCATTGACAATACATGGTCGATCACGTCAGCAACACTACAGTAAACTTGCTGATTGGGATTATATATACCAGTGTGCTCAGAAGGCCCCTTGTACATTGCAAGTTTTGGGTAATGGAGATATTTTCTCATATTTAGATTGGAACAATCGTAAAACTGACTGCCCTGAGCTTTCTACGTGTATGATTGCTCGAGGGgcattgattaag CCTTGGTTATTTACTGAAATCAAGGAACAGAGGCACTGGGATATCAGTTCTCAGGAGCGGTTGAATATTCTGAAGGAGTATGTACGTTTTGGCCTCGAACATTGGGGATCTGACAAAAAGG GTGTGGAAACAACTAGGCATTTCTTGTTGGAATGGCTTAGCTATGCATGTAGGTATATTCCTGTTGGTCTTTTAGATGTCATCCCCCAACGTCTGAATTGGCGACCTCCCTCATACTATGGACGAGATGATCTTGAGACGCTAATGGCCTCTGATTCTGCAGCTGACTGG ATCCGTATATCTGAAATGCTGCTTGGCAAGGTTCCAGATGGTTTCACATTCGCACCAAAGCACAAATCCAATGCTTATGATCGTGCAGAAAATGGCTAA